From the genome of Psychroserpens ponticola, one region includes:
- a CDS encoding outer membrane protein transport protein: protein MIKKLVIVLVAFFALQMNAQEGTASPYSFYGIGSLKFKGTVENRSMGGLSIYTDSIHVNLRNPAAYVGPNLKVLNYENRPVKFSIAASHNSINLKSDSGSEKTSATTIDYMALSIPLGNKLGFGLGILPYTSVGYKLEDQNNNNDVLNRYRGEGGLNKAFLGFGYRITDELSLGIDVHYNFGNIQNTAIEFLYDDEGNVIQYQSREQNRSDLSGLNINLGLTYKTMINEKLELQSGLTYSPQSNITSKNTRTFSTIVINQQNGQEFVVNTIDADLEALDLESTELKLPARLSFGGGIGAPRKWFLGAEYTFQNTSKFSNPIVAINNANFVNASNISIGGFFVPNPDSFSSYWKRATYRAGMHFENTGLEINNENINEFGISFGVGLPVGKWFSNANLGLEVGRRGTTNQNLIQENFVNFQFSMSLNDIWFEKRKYN from the coding sequence ATGATAAAAAAACTTGTAATAGTTTTAGTTGCTTTTTTTGCATTACAAATGAATGCACAAGAAGGTACAGCTTCACCATATTCTTTTTATGGAATAGGATCTTTAAAATTTAAAGGTACAGTTGAAAATAGGAGTATGGGAGGATTGAGCATCTATACAGATAGTATTCATGTTAATCTTAGAAACCCAGCAGCATATGTTGGTCCGAACCTTAAGGTTTTAAATTATGAAAATCGTCCAGTTAAATTTTCTATAGCAGCGAGTCATAATAGCATAAACTTAAAATCAGATTCAGGAAGTGAAAAGACAAGTGCTACAACAATTGACTATATGGCTTTGTCAATTCCATTAGGAAATAAACTTGGATTTGGCCTTGGGATTTTACCGTATACTTCTGTTGGTTATAAATTAGAAGATCAAAACAATAACAATGATGTTTTAAATAGATATCGAGGAGAAGGTGGTTTAAATAAGGCCTTTCTTGGGTTTGGATATCGTATTACAGATGAATTGAGTTTGGGTATAGATGTGCATTATAATTTTGGAAATATCCAAAATACAGCCATAGAGTTTCTTTATGATGATGAAGGAAATGTGATTCAATACCAATCAAGAGAACAAAATAGATCTGATCTAAGTGGATTAAATATTAATTTGGGTTTGACCTATAAAACCATGATTAATGAGAAACTTGAATTGCAATCAGGATTAACCTATTCGCCCCAAAGCAACATAACATCTAAAAACACTAGAACATTTTCTACAATTGTTATCAATCAGCAAAATGGACAAGAATTTGTGGTAAATACAATTGATGCAGATTTAGAAGCACTAGACTTAGAGAGTACTGAATTAAAATTGCCAGCCAGATTGTCTTTTGGAGGAGGAATTGGAGCACCAAGAAAATGGTTTTTAGGAGCCGAATATACGTTTCAAAATACCAGTAAGTTTTCAAACCCAATAGTAGCAATAAATAATGCAAACTTTGTAAATGCATCAAATATATCAATTGGTGGTTTCTTTGTTCCAAATCCTGATTCATTTTCGAGTTACTGGAAAAGAGCGACTTATAGAGCTGGAATGCATTTCGAAAATACAGGTTTAGAAATAAATAATGAAAACATAAACGAGTTTGGCATATCTTTTGGAGTTGGATTACCTGTTGGGAAATGGTTCTCAAATGCTAATCTTGGATTAGAAGTTGGTAGAAGAGGTACAACTAACCAAAATTTAATACAAGAGAATTTTGTGAATTTCCAATTTAGTATGTCTTTAAATGACATATGGTTCGAAAAAAGAAAATATAACTAA
- a CDS encoding type III pantothenate kinase, whose protein sequence is MNLIIDVGNTLVKLAVFQDDVLFEKITVQHDGFINAVRKVLNKYPIITKGIISSVGKLNNQDVQIVASEIELLVLNSETKQPYKNLYKTPKTLGVDRIALVSASVEQFPDMNVLIIDAGTCITYDFINTQNEYFGGAISPGIRLRYHSLHNLTANLPLLESKLPKSLIGNTTESSIHSGVVFGVLKEIEGVINEYKEKYSDLTVILTGGDANFLSKQLKNGIFANSNFLLEGLNFILEYNTQ, encoded by the coding sequence ATGAATTTAATAATAGATGTAGGAAACACATTAGTGAAACTTGCTGTTTTTCAGGACGATGTATTATTTGAAAAAATTACAGTTCAGCATGACGGGTTTATAAATGCAGTTAGAAAAGTACTTAATAAATATCCTATCATTACTAAAGGAATAATATCTTCTGTAGGAAAATTGAATAATCAAGATGTTCAAATAGTAGCATCCGAGATTGAACTATTAGTTCTAAATTCTGAAACTAAACAGCCATATAAAAATTTATACAAAACACCTAAAACTCTTGGAGTAGACCGTATAGCTTTGGTTAGTGCTTCAGTAGAACAATTTCCAGATATGAATGTTCTTATCATTGATGCTGGAACTTGTATTACATATGATTTTATAAATACACAAAATGAATATTTTGGAGGAGCAATTTCTCCTGGTATTAGATTGAGATATCATAGTTTACATAATTTAACCGCAAATCTTCCGTTACTTGAATCTAAACTCCCTAAATCATTGATTGGAAATACAACAGAAAGTTCAATTCATTCTGGAGTTGTATTTGGTGTTTTGAAAGAAATAGAAGGTGTTATTAATGAGTATAAAGAAAAATATTCGGATTTAACAGTTATTTTAACAGGTGGTGATGCCAATTTCTTGTCAAAACAATTAAAAAATGGCATATTTGCGAATTCAAATTTTCTTTTAGAAGGTTTGAATTTTATTTTAGAATATAATACACAATAA